Proteins co-encoded in one Aminivibrio pyruvatiphilus genomic window:
- a CDS encoding formyltransferase — translation MTDLRTAVFAYSEVGYVCLEELLRRGVTVVALFTCEDDPGEEIWFPSVAKLGREAGIPVHTPASLGDAEYELLLSLRPDVIFSFYYRSMIPERFLQIPPLGAFNMHGSLLPKYRGRACINWAVLRGERETGATLHRMVRRADAGDMVDRERVPILFEDTAFDVGKKVAGAARLLIARNLDAIAAGTAPRIPQNEAEATLFGRRTPADGKIDWSGSAPEIYNLVRAVTHPFPGAFAFREGRKLFIWEALPEECLDDGTPPGTVLSRSPLRVKAGTGCLRILRAQFDGEPEQDGGSLGETFGEGSLLE, via the coding sequence ATGACTGATCTCCGGACGGCGGTCTTCGCCTACAGCGAAGTGGGGTACGTCTGCCTGGAGGAGCTGCTCCGCCGGGGCGTGACGGTGGTTGCCCTTTTCACCTGCGAGGACGACCCCGGCGAGGAGATCTGGTTCCCCTCCGTGGCGAAGCTGGGCCGCGAGGCAGGAATTCCGGTCCATACCCCCGCTTCCCTGGGGGACGCCGAATACGAGCTTCTTCTCTCTCTCCGCCCCGACGTGATCTTCTCCTTTTACTACAGGTCCATGATTCCGGAACGGTTCCTGCAGATCCCGCCCCTGGGGGCCTTCAACATGCACGGCTCCCTGCTGCCGAAATACAGGGGCAGGGCCTGCATCAACTGGGCCGTCCTCAGGGGAGAGCGGGAGACGGGAGCAACCCTGCACCGGATGGTCAGGCGCGCCGACGCCGGGGACATGGTGGACCGGGAGCGGGTGCCCATTCTCTTCGAGGACACCGCCTTTGACGTGGGAAAGAAGGTTGCCGGGGCCGCCAGGCTCCTGATCGCCAGAAATCTTGACGCCATCGCCGCCGGAACGGCGCCCCGCATCCCCCAGAACGAGGCGGAGGCCACCCTCTTCGGACGGCGGACCCCAGCCGACGGAAAAATCGACTGGAGCGGGAGCGCTCCGGAGATTTACAACCTTGTGCGGGCCGTGACCCACCCCTTTCCCGGGGCCTTCGCCTTCCGGGAAGGGAGAAAGCTCTTCATCTGGGAAGCCCTGCCGGAGGAGTGCCTTGATGACGGGACACCCCCGGGCACGGTCCTCTCACGGTCACCCCTGAGGGTGAAAGCCGGAACAGGCTGTCTCCGTATCCTCCGCGCCCAGTTCGACGGAGAACCGGAGCAGGACGGCGGA
- a CDS encoding glycosyltransferase: protein MPEPGLVSVVIPVYNEEECLPHLFPRLRSALEGMNRPYEIIFVNDGSRDRSLQLLYEFYKANPKRVRIIDFNGNFGQHMAIMAGFDHSRGDIIITLDADLQNPPEEIPRIVLKIDEGHDVVGTVRQNRQDPKFRKMASRIVNSITNRITGLRLNDYGCMLRGYRRDIVNIINQSCESTTFIPALAQKFAVNPVEIPVGHNEREHGTSKYSFFRLIRLNFDLMTGFSLFPLQAVTMIGMAVSALSFLFVLFLLLRRLIVGPEAEGVFTLLNINFFLMGITMSCVGIIGEYIGRIYSEVRKRPRYVIRREWDHD from the coding sequence ATGCCTGAACCAGGCCTCGTTTCAGTGGTCATTCCTGTGTACAACGAGGAAGAATGCCTGCCCCACCTATTTCCCCGCCTCCGTTCCGCCCTGGAGGGGATGAACCGGCCCTATGAAATCATCTTCGTGAACGACGGAAGCAGGGACAGGTCCCTCCAGCTTCTGTACGAATTCTACAAAGCGAACCCGAAAAGAGTCCGCATCATCGACTTCAACGGCAATTTCGGCCAGCACATGGCCATCATGGCCGGTTTCGACCACTCCAGGGGGGATATCATCATCACCCTCGACGCCGACCTCCAGAACCCGCCGGAGGAAATCCCCCGGATCGTTTTGAAGATCGACGAGGGGCACGACGTGGTGGGAACGGTCAGGCAGAACAGGCAGGACCCGAAATTCCGCAAGATGGCCTCCAGGATCGTCAACTCCATCACCAACAGGATCACCGGCCTGCGCCTGAACGATTACGGCTGCATGCTCCGGGGCTACAGGCGGGACATCGTCAACATCATCAACCAGAGCTGCGAGAGCACCACCTTCATACCCGCCCTGGCCCAGAAATTCGCCGTGAATCCCGTGGAGATCCCCGTGGGGCACAACGAGCGGGAGCACGGCACGTCAAAGTACAGTTTTTTCCGGCTCATCCGCCTCAATTTCGATCTCATGACGGGATTCTCCCTCTTTCCCCTCCAGGCCGTCACCATGATCGGCATGGCCGTGTCGGCCCTGAGCTTCCTTTTCGTCCTCTTCCTTCTCCTCCGCCGCCTCATCGTCGGCCCCGAGGCGGAAGGAGTCTTTACCCTGCTGAACATCAACTTCTTCCTCATGGGGATCACCATGTCCTGCGTGGGCATCATCGGTGAATACATCGGCCGGATCTACTCCGAGGTGCGCAAGCGTCCACGGTACGTCATCCGGCGGGAATGGGACCATGACTGA